From the Elaeis guineensis isolate ETL-2024a chromosome 16, EG11, whole genome shotgun sequence genome, the window tAAATCTCCTATACCATTTCTTCTCAAATTTATTAGACGATATCTCTCCAAGAAGTGCTTGTTAGTTGGACCAGATCCACTGGACCAATATTTTTATCGCGGAGCAACCCACATAATGACgtgtggaaaaagaaaaaagaaaaaagagtgcAATACACATATATTTATGCATGTTGCTTCATGGTTGGATTAGTCctgatccaactaaaaattatatCTCCCAAAGACTAATGCACGTGGGTTTCCTTGAACCAGCTACCACCCTAACTACTATTGCAGTCCTTGACCGTCCGGTGACAGTCCAACCACTAGTCAACCTTCCGGACCCACATTATATTCTTGGTTTGGTTTCGATGCTCCACTGGTAGGTCAAAGCCATGTGCCCACCCTCCCCATCACACCACCAACACCACACTTATAAGAGTGGAGCTCACCCTCTTGCAAACCCCACCATTCTCAATCCCTTCATTGCTTTGCTAACAAAACAGCGAATATGGTGGTCCAAATCTATGGCATGACACCGGCCGTGTGCCCCCAGAGGGTCATGCATTGCTTGATTGAGAAGGGTGTCGAGTTCGAGATTATCCATGTCAATCTGGAGAAAGGAGAACAGAAGACACCTGAGTACATGACCAAACAAGTAATCCTATGCTCTTATCTTTGGTCTTTTTAACCTTATCTTTGATTTCTTTAACCTGATTTTGTTCCAAACTAACTCAATTTTTTTGGAACTTTCCCTTACTTTTGTAGCCTTTTGGGCAAGTCCCCTACATTGTGGATGGAGACTTTGAGCTATTTGGTAAGGAAATCATTGGCAAAAGAATTCAGAAATTTCAGTCACAGAGTTTCTTGAATCAAAGTAACTAAAAAGTTCACTTGTTAATGTTCTCAGAGTCGCGTGCCATTGTGAGGTACTATGCGGACAAATACGCGGGCCGTGGGCCGAACCTTCTGGGCCGGACACTGGAGGAGAAGGCCCGGGTGGACATGTGGCTGGACGTGGAGGCCATCAACTTGAATCCACTGGTCTTCCCCATTGTCTTCAACCTTTTTGTCCTGCCAGGCCAAGGCCTCACCGGCAACAAGGCCGAGGCCCAGGCCGCTGCCGAGAAGCTCGACAAAGTGCTCGAAGTTTATGAGCGGCAGCTCTCCAAGGCCAAGTACCTGGCCGGCGACGAGTTCACACTGGCCGACCTGACCCATATCCCCGCCCTGCGCTACGTCGTCGAGAATTGCGGCATGGGCCACCTTATCAGCAGCAAGAAGCATGTGAAGGCCTGGTGGGCCGACATCACCAGCCGGCCTGCATGGAAGAAGGTGATGGGCATTGTGGAGTCCAGGGCATTAAAATACTCACCATGAGGACTAAGGTGGGTTTGGGGCATTATGATGATATTAGTACTGTGTGAGTGCCTTGTTTCTGCATTGAATAAATAGATGACTGGATGAGATGGTAATGATGTTTTAGATAGCTGGAGTGGCATGTGGTGCCAGCATTGGACTGTTTCTCCTTGGATTTCAGTTGTTTCCATT encodes:
- the LOC105058893 gene encoding glutathione S-transferase F12, which encodes MVVQIYGMTPAVCPQRVMHCLIEKGVEFEIIHVNLEKGEQKTPEYMTKQPFGQVPYIVDGDFELFESRAIVRYYADKYAGRGPNLLGRTLEEKARVDMWLDVEAINLNPLVFPIVFNLFVLPGQGLTGNKAEAQAAAEKLDKVLEVYERQLSKAKYLAGDEFTLADLTHIPALRYVVENCGMGHLISSKKHVKAWWADITSRPAWKKVMGIVESRALKYSP